One stretch of Bombina bombina isolate aBomBom1 chromosome 7, aBomBom1.pri, whole genome shotgun sequence DNA includes these proteins:
- the LOC128636697 gene encoding olfactory receptor 1496-like yields MFYFLLLEKNTSETVKNHTALAEFYLETFNISTKGQLVVFIGVLLMYLLAVLGNIIIITLVSLVSQLHTPMYLFLYSLSVQDIMNVSAILPKLLAITFTGDTSITFSGCITQIFLYTFCVDTEFLLLASMAYDRYVAICIPLHYSLIMSKTMCALLITVSWFVCFLNSFSVTMMVSYLTFCNKQKINNFFCDLIILLKLSCSDTTYIITLLVPLEGSILGLLPFTLIMISYIYIISTILKIKSSSGRLKTFSSCSSHLTVVVLFWGTCVGLNLKPKSGNSLEIDKVLSIIYTGVVPMLNPLVYSLRNKEVLEAMKSVLKRMN; encoded by the coding sequence atgttttattttcttctccTAGAAAAAAACACAAGTGAGACTGTAAAAAACCACACAGCATTGGCAGAATTCTATCTAGAGACATTTAATATATCTACAAAAGGACAACTTGTGGTTTTCATTGGGGTTTTGCTTATGTATTTACTGGCTGTACTCGGAAACATCATTATTATCACACTTGTATCTCTGGTGTCCCAGCTGCACACACCAATGTATTTATTCTTATACAGTTTATCAGTTCAGGATATTATGAATGTATCTGCTATTTTGCCAAAGCTGTTGGCCATCACTTTCACAGGTGATACCAGCATAACGTTCTCAGGCTGCATTAcacagatatttctatatacattctgCGTTGACACCGAATTTTTACTGTTGGCCTCCATGGCTTACGACCGCTATGTAGCCATTTGTATCCCACTGCATTATTCTCTTATCATGAGCAAAACAATGTGTGCTCTGCTTATCACTGTGTCCTGGTTTGTTTGTTTCCTGAATTCATTTTCTGTTACCATGATGGTGTCTTATTTAACCTTTTGTAATAAACAAAAAATCAACAATTTCTTCTGTGATTTAATAATATTACTGAAGCTCTCTTGTAGTGATACCACATATATTATAACTTTACTTGTACCATTGGAAGGTTCAATATTGGGTTTGTTACCATTTACCCTTATAATGATTTCCTATATCTATATCATATCTACCATCCTAAAGATCAAATCATCATCTGGAAGACTGAAGACCTTCTCCAGCTGCTCCTCCCATCTCACAGTTGTTGTACTCTTTTGGGGAACCTGTGTAGGCTTGAACTTGAAACCTAAATCAGGCAATTCTCTGGAAATAGATAAAGTGCTCTCTATTATTTATACTGGTGTGGTTCCCATGTTAAATCCACTAGTTTATAGCTTGAGAAATAAAGAGGTTTTGGAGGCCATGAAAAGTGTTTTGAAAAGAATGAATTAA